One Apostichopus japonicus isolate 1M-3 chromosome 14, ASM3797524v1, whole genome shotgun sequence genomic window carries:
- the LOC139980246 gene encoding lysosomal alpha-glucosidase-like: MKISLLYVLSIAVLSSGYKPWECPTELLETERVDCFQEAGADQLGCEARGCVWCETYQQGLPWCFYNDKPGYDGTCPSSLPLEQRAECWPYPEGSNSRCVNEGCVWCPVEQNGIPWCFYDDHVPTQVPTTRQQSITTEPILATTTTSPWTGTQPPSGSTPQAGCPSLIDPYSRVDCIPGGGASQSACESKGCIWCSHHDPVVPWCSYADQSGGGDPGNGGVCPSDIPEDERIDCYPDAGSSQDGCEARLCIWCEAAGNNIPWCFFNSTGDSGGEDSFRIDCAPDGNIDKDICEARGCLFMGTNEPGAPICFFPEDRGYSVSNVSPTAIGWEVTLEKVGVEEVYSTPIDTVKVVIEMQTNQRIHIKFTDPSTERFEVPFTVPDPPTSPPPSRLYDIDITTNPLFSFVITRKSTGNIVFDTSIGGLVIEDQFLQIATKLPNDTSLYGLGESEHHSFKHSMFWKKYGMYARDQPPYYDWNMYGTHPFYMAVDGDFEAHGVLVLNSNAQDFELSPAPYLVYRTIGGILDIYVFVGPTPEEVVAQYTEVIGRPYFPPYWSLGFQLCRYGYNNLDTLKATVDRMRAANIPYDVQYGDIDYMDEQRDFTTDPINYVGLDSYVNTIKSYGMRYIIILDPCIDSTQTNYAAFDEAPSNIWVYDSSGSPLAAKVWPPGTCFFPDYTNPDTENWWVDQCVKFRDVLAYDGIWIDMNEPASFVEGSTNGCTSNKWNNPPYKPKILGGTLADKTACPDAVHTWGKHYDVHNLYGHSQAIQTLPATRLATGKRSLVITRSTFPGSGKYSGHWLGDNYSQWNNLHYSIIGCLEFNLFGIPYIGADICGFNGNTNEQLCQRWMQLGAFYTYARNHNGLNYIEQDPAAFGDEVARVSREVLEIRYTLLPYLYTLFYHANEDGHTVMRPLFHEFHTDLTAYDIDRQFLWGPAFLISPVLDQDAVTVDAYFPDARWYDYYTGAEEVTGRGQIVSLSAPMDYIPLYVRGGYILPTQEPAVTTTISRTNPMGLIIALDDLGSANGDLYWDDGDEADAIELGAFFRSTFSVASNTLTNTVVHNNYAGATSLSWGTIRVFGVQSVSSVTINGSSHGSFSYNSSTKELSITNVGISITASLTLTWS; this comes from the exons ATGAAAATCTCTCTGCTGTATGTACTAAGCATCGCTGTCCTCTCGTCGGGGTACAAGCCTTGGGAGTGCCCCACTGAACTCCTTGAGACGGAAAGGGTTGACTGTTTTCAAGAAGCCGGAGCTGATCAACTTGGATGCGAAGCACG AGGCTGCGTTTGGTGCGAGACTTATCAACAAGGACTCCCGTGGTGTTTTTATAACGACAAACCAGGATATGACGGCACGTGTCCATCTAGTCTGCCGTTAGAACAAAGGGCCGAGTGCTGGCCATATCCCGAAGGGTCCAATTCGCGATGTGTTAACGAAGGTTGTGTCTGGTGCCCCGTGGAACAAAACGGTATACCTTGGTGTTTCTACGATGATCACGTTCCTACACAAGTACCCACGACCCGGCAACAGTCCATAACAACTGAGCCTATTTTGGCAACTACCACTACATCACCATGGACAGGTACGCAGCCACCATCTGGTTCTACGCCACAGGCTGGCTGTCCCTCACTTATTGATCCGTACTCTAGAGTGGACTGTATTCCAGGAGGCGGGGCCAGCCAGTCAGCGTGTGAGTCCAAAGGTTGCATATGGTGTTCCCACCATGACCCGGTGGTGCCGTGGTGTAGCTACGCAGATCAGTCTGGTGGCGGTGACCCTGGTAATGGCGGTGTCTGTCCCTCGGATATTCCAGAAGACGAAAGAATTGATTGCTATCCAG ATGCTGGCTCTTCTCAGGATGGGTGCGAGGCGCGTCTTTGTATCTGGTGTGAAGCTGCTGGTAATAACATTCCTTGGTGCTTCTTTAATTCTACCGGAGATAGTGGTGGAGAGGATTCTTTTCGGATCGACTGCGCACCAGACGGTAATATCGACAAAGATATATGTGAAGCGAGAGGATGCTTGTTCATGGGTACCAACGAACCCGGTGCACCGATATGCTTCTTTCCCGAAGACAGAGGTTATTCAGTTAGCA ATGTATCTCCGACTGCTATCGGATGGGAGGTAACTCTTGAAAAGGTTGGCGTCGAAGAGGTGTACAGCACACCAATCGACACGGTTAAGGTCGTCATAGAAATGCAAACAAATCAACGAATCCATATCAAG TTTACAGATCCATCAACTGAAAGGTTTGAGGTACCGTTTACCGTTCCAGATCCTCCcacttctcctcctccttcccggctctatgatattgatattactACCAATCCTCTGTTTAGTTTTGTTATAACGAGGAAAAGCACAGGAAACATAGT GTTCGACACATCAATTGGTGGTCTGGTAATCGAAGACCAGTTTCTACAGATTGCTACCAAACTCCCAAATGATACATCACTGTACGGTCTCGGAGAAAGCGAACACCACAGCTTTAAACATAGCATGTTTTGGAAAAAATATGGAATGTACGCCAGGGACCAACCACCATAT TATGATTGGAATATGTACGGTACACATCCATTCTACATGGCGGTCGATGGAGATTTTGAAGCTCATGGAGTGCTTGTACTGAATTCCAATGCACAAG ACTTTGAGCTGTCACCTGCACCATATCTTGTATATCGTACTATAGGTGGTATACTGGATATATATGTCTTTGTTGGACCTACTCCGGAGGAAGTGGTTGCCCAGTACACCGAG GTAATAGGACGTCCCTATTTTCCTCCCTATTGGTCACTTGGATTTCAACTCTGTCGCTATGGATACAATAATTTGGACACACTAAAAGCAACTGTGGACAGGATGAGGGCAGCAAATATTCCATAC GATGTACAATATGGTGATATTGACTACATGGACGAACAGCGTGATTTCACCACCGATCCAATTAACTACGTGGGACTGGATTCATATGTAAATACCATAAAAAGCTATGGTATGCGGTACATCATAATTCTG GATCCATGTATAGACAGCACTCAGACAAACTATGCCGCATTCGATGAGGCGCCCTCTAATATTTGGGTTTATGATTCATCCGGTTCTCCACTAGCTGCAAAG GTTTGGCCCCCGGGAACTTGCTTTTTCCCAGATTATACCAACCCTGACACTGAAAACTGGTGGGTCGATCAATGTGTTAAGTTTAGAGATGTCCTCGCTTATGATGGTATTTGGATT GATATGAATGAGCCAGCAAGTTTCGTCGAAGGTTCAACAAATGGATGCACTTCGAATAAATGGAACAACCCTCCTTACAAGCCAA AAATTCTTGGCGGGACTCTGGCAGATAAGACTGCCTGTCCTGATGCCGTACATACTTGGGGTAAACACTACGATGTACATAACTTATATGGACACAGTCAGGCCATACAAACTTTACC AGCAACTCGATTAGCCACAGGTAAGAGGAGTCTGGTCATCACACGGTCAACATTTCCTGGAAGTGGAAAATATTCAGGCCACTGGTTAGGAGATAACTACAGTCAATGGAACAATCTCCATTACTCCATTATAG GATGCTTGGAATTCAATCTTTTTGGCATTCcttat ATTGGAGCTGACATTTGTGGATTTAATGGTAACACTAACGAACAACTTTGCCAAAGATGGATGCAATTGGGAGCCTTTTATACATACGCCAGGAATCACAATGGTTTGAACTACATT GAGCAAGATCCTGCTGCCTTTGGTGACGAGGTCGCTAGGGTGAGCCGAGAGGTCCTAGAGATAAGATATACCCTACTGCCTTATCTTTACACTCTCTTCTACCACGCCAATGAGGATGGTCATACGGTCATGAGGCCGTTGTTCCATGA ATTCCATACAGATTTGACTGCCTATGATATTGACCGACAGTTCCTATGGGGACCAGCTTTCCTAATCTCACCAGTCCTTGATCAG GATGCAGTTACTGTTGATGCATACTTCCCCGATGCTCGTTGGTATGACTATTACACA GGGGCAGAAGAGGTAACTGGTCGAGGGCAAATCGTTTCTCTTAGTGCTCCCATGGACTACATTCCTCTTTATGTCAGAGGTGGCTATATCTTGCCCACTCAAGAACCTGCTGTAACCACGACCATAAG TCGTACGAATCCTATGGGTCTAATCATAGCATTGGATGATTTGGGGAGTGCGAATGGAGATCTTTATTGGGACGATGGAGATGAAGCAG ATGCCATCGAATTAGGAGCCTTCTTCCGTTCAACATTCAGTGTTGCTTCG AACACCCTGACGAACACTGTTGTCCACAATAACTACGCTGGCGCAACCAGTCTTTCATGGGGAACCATACGTGTTTTTGGGGTCCAGTCTGTGTCTTCAGTAACTATTAACGGTTCTTCACACGGAAGTTTCAGTTACAACTCATCAACAAAG GAACT
- the LOC139980155 gene encoding uncharacterized protein, whose amino-acid sequence METLRVIIFLSSFVQLACCVAAKTDSRSCLSLPTLNTQQLQALTSETAQTYYAELNQRDPPYLYENEPIGNVKGTTVQPLITITPQQYEELQQVFGSGISPNMTFNNNNLVNSVCEPGDERLITYVFDNQRICFLLCQVWEPQFCRPYSPSNHCFSGSSCSCCLAQENEIVPAICFHPTGNPSPCFEILSVEVDYCTCCRIK is encoded by the exons ATGGAAACTTTGCGAGTAATAATCTTCCTAAGTTCGTTCGTTCAGCTGGCATGTTGCGTGGCCGCAAAGACCGACAGTCGGTCCTGTTTGTCGTTGCCCACTCTGAATACTCAGCAGTTACAGGCACTGACCAGTGAAACTGCACAGACGTACTATGCTGAATTGAACCAGAGAGACCCACCGTACCTTTACGAAAACGAACCCATCGGGAACGTTAAAGGAACCACTGTGCAGCCATTAATAACAATAACCCCGCAGCAGTATGAAGAGCTACAACAGGTATTTGG AAGCGGAATATCTCCAAATATGACctttaacaacaacaacctCGTAAATTCTGTCTGCGAACCCGGTGACGAGCGTCTGATTACATATGTATTTGATAATCAACGCATATGCTTCTTACTTTGCCAA GTTTGGGAACCACAATTTTGTCGCCCGTACTCTCCGAGCAATCATTGTTTCTCCGGAAGTTCATGTTCGTGCTGTTTAGCACAGGAGAATGAAATTGTTCCGGCCATTTGTTTCCACCCTACCGGAAATCCATCTCcatgttttgaaatattgtcAGTAGAGGTTGACTATTGTACGTGTTGCCGTATAAAGTGA
- the LOC139980250 gene encoding uncharacterized protein, with protein MEHKLALERLIEAINNCVDTSEIERIILHPMLNINATFGDVGLRPIHHAVHKDRIDCVELFLKYRCNIQLRDKCGFSALHFATRRGNISMMNVLIKRGADVHAEDLVGFTPLHIALEKGNSDCTELLLKHGANPNVYYKGLGSEIHILRGDAPRCLELLLEYGARTASVDVKGLTPLHAAVQSSNIIYTYVLLKHGADPNAVTSTAGRRKTDTAVGKTSLQIAAIATEPKIMELLLLFGADSNCRDNHLNTPLHLAAAHGNIEIMKMLVKNGASVRALNERSFTPLHRACSSAPQHMNPEVLQLLFSYGSYANAFNCYDETPLHCLLQKSQECLQSEEGQCTSIREDQFREMLLHIINNNARISITNDPHDMFTILPYMPLIQDFPSIRRLIIEAASSLDLSLSDDNIPDDLTPELLHHLKEISLKPRSLTWIARNVIRKRMLNLKFESINQLQLPTFLKKYVYQLAQ; from the coding sequence ATGGAGCATAAGTTGGCTTTAGAAAGGTTGATTGAGGCGATCAACAACTGCGTCGACACCAGCGAGATCGAGAGAATTATCTTGCATCCAATGCTTAATATTAACGCTACATTTGGAGATGTAGGCTTGAGACCTATCCACCATGCTGTACACAAAGATCGTATAGATTGTGTGGAATTGTTCTTAAAATACCGCTGTAATATTCAGCTACGCGACAAGTGTGGATTTTCAGCTTTACATTTTGCAACAAGAAGAGGAAATATCAGTATGATGAATGTTTTAATCAAGAGAGGAGCGGACGTCCACGCAGAAGATTTAGTTGGATTCACCCCATTACACATCGCATTAGAAAAAGGCAACAGTGATTGTACAGAGCTGCTATTAAAACACGGTGCTAACCCAAACGTATACTACAAGGGACTTGGTTCTGAAATCCACATACTTCGTGGTGATGCACCAAGATGCTTGGAACTGCTCTTGGAATACGGTGCAAGAACTGCTTCAGTAGATGTGAAAGGCCTGACACCGCTGCATGCAGCAGTGCAATCTAGCAACATAATATACACGTACGTACTCCTTAAGCATGGAGCTGACCCAAACGCAGTCACATCTACAGCAGGCCGCCGGAAGACGGACACAGCTGTCGGCAAGACATCTCTTCAGATCGCAGCCATTGCCACAGAACCAAAGATTATGGAATTACTTCTGTTGTTTGGGGCTGATAGTAATTGCCGAGATAATCATTTGAACACTCCTCTCCACCTCGCTGCAGCACATGGTAATATCGAGATTATGAAAATGCTTGTCAAAAATGGAGCGAGTGTTAGGGCACTTAACGAGCGCAGTTTTACACCTTTGCATCGAGCATGCTCATCGGCACCACAACACATGAACCCTGAAGTGCTTCAGTTACTATTTTCATACGGGTCGTATGCTAATGCTTTCAACTGTTATGATGAGACCCCACTACACTGTCTGTTACAAAAGAGCCAAGAATGCCTCCAAAGTGAAGAAGGACAATGTACAAGTATTCGAGAagaccagttccgcgaaatgcTTCTTCACATCATAAATAACAACGCCAGGATTTCGATAACGAATGATCCACATGACATGTTTACCATATTACCGTATATGCCTTTGATTCAGGACTTTCCTTCAATTAGAAGATTGATTATTGAAGCTGCCTCTTCCCTTGATTTATCTTTATCGGATGACAACATACCAGATGATCTGACTCCAGAGCTTCTTCATCACTTAAAAGAAATTTCACTGAAACCTAGATCACTTACATGGATCGCTAGAAACGTTATTCGTAAACGGATGCTGAATTTGAAGTTTGAATCCATAAATCAATTGCAATTACCGACTTTCTTGAAAAAGTATGTGTATCAGCTAGCACAATGA